A region from the Phycisphaerales bacterium genome encodes:
- a CDS encoding PTS fructose transporter subunit IIC, protein MEAFKQLRQHLLTGVSYSIPFIACGGILIALSLAFAPMGEHGPDMGAIQPESWQHVLRLTLKVGETSFALMLPILAGYIAYSIAGRPGLVAGMIGGLLCADLRLPWSIVEDEKALSAGFLGALVAGLAAGYLVQAIKKIPAPKLVKPLMPILVIPVVSSVAIAALMMLVVGPPIAHAYAWMGEALRNMQTGNAVALAMLLGAMIAFDMGGPVNKAAFFFASGLITQGNYTMMGAVAAAICTPPLGMGLATVLGRKMWSEEQRESGYAALGMGMIGITEGAIPFAAADPFRVIPCIMLGSMVASTIAMLAGVGDHAPHGGPIVIFVVDNKLMYVVAIAAGMLVTGLAINTVKRIWPSALDPKESA, encoded by the coding sequence ATGGAAGCCTTCAAGCAACTCCGCCAACATCTGCTCACGGGCGTGTCGTACTCGATCCCGTTCATCGCGTGTGGCGGGATCCTGATCGCCTTGTCGCTGGCGTTCGCGCCGATGGGGGAGCATGGGCCAGACATGGGCGCGATTCAGCCCGAGTCGTGGCAACACGTGCTGCGACTCACGCTGAAGGTGGGCGAGACGTCGTTCGCGTTGATGCTCCCGATCCTGGCGGGGTACATCGCGTACTCGATCGCTGGGCGACCCGGGCTGGTCGCGGGGATGATCGGCGGGCTTCTGTGTGCCGATCTGCGTCTACCGTGGTCGATCGTTGAGGATGAGAAGGCGCTGAGCGCGGGATTCCTCGGGGCGCTCGTGGCGGGACTTGCCGCGGGATATCTCGTCCAAGCGATCAAGAAGATCCCGGCGCCAAAGTTGGTAAAGCCGCTCATGCCGATCCTGGTGATCCCGGTGGTGTCCTCGGTGGCGATCGCGGCGTTGATGATGCTGGTGGTCGGGCCACCGATCGCGCACGCCTATGCCTGGATGGGCGAGGCGCTGCGAAACATGCAAACGGGAAACGCCGTGGCACTGGCGATGCTCCTCGGCGCGATGATCGCGTTTGACATGGGCGGACCGGTGAACAAGGCGGCGTTCTTCTTCGCGTCGGGCCTGATCACGCAGGGGAACTACACGATGATGGGGGCGGTGGCGGCGGCGATCTGCACCCCGCCTTTGGGCATGGGGCTCGCGACGGTGCTCGGGCGGAAGATGTGGAGCGAGGAGCAGCGAGAATCCGGCTATGCCGCGCTTGGGATGGGAATGATTGGGATCACCGAGGGCGCGATCCCCTTCGCGGCGGCGGATCCATTCCGCGTGATACCCTGCATCATGCTCGGCTCGATGGTCGCGAGCACGATCGCGATGCTCGCGGGCGTGGGCGATCACGCGCCGCATGGCGGGCCGATTGTGATCTTCGTGGTCGACAACAAACTGATGTACGTCGTCGCGATCGCCGCGGGCATGCTGGTCACGGGGCTCGCGATCAACACGGTCAAGCGGATCTGGCCCTCGGCCCTCGATCCCAAGGAATCGGCGTAA
- a CDS encoding PTS fructose transporter subunit IIB gives MRIVAVTACPTGIAHTYMAAEQLEKAAKAAGHTIRVETQGSMGIENELSSRDITEAEVAIFAVDIEVENKDRFEGKRIVKVGVAEAIKNPAAVLARAVSGT, from the coding sequence ATGAGGATCGTTGCCGTCACCGCGTGCCCCACGGGGATCGCGCACACCTACATGGCCGCCGAGCAACTCGAGAAGGCCGCGAAGGCCGCGGGGCACACGATCCGCGTGGAGACGCAAGGGTCGATGGGAATCGAGAACGAGTTGTCGTCGCGCGACATCACCGAGGCGGAAGTGGCGATCTTCGCGGTGGACATCGAGGTCGAGAACAAGGATCGATTCGAGGGAAAACGCATCGTCAAGGTGGGCGTGGCCGAGGCGATCAAGAACCCCGCGGCGGTGCTCGCCCGGGCCGTGAGCGGCACGTGA